The Pseudolabrys sp. FHR47 genome contains a region encoding:
- a CDS encoding formimidoylglutamate deiminase, with protein sequence MHRTLHFDHALLPAGWASAVRVEIEEGVIASVAANSPVNGSERIAGFALPGLPNLHCHAFQRGMAALAERRGPANDSFWTWREVMYRFLDRLTPDDVEAIATFAYMEMLERGFTAVGEFHYLHHDRDGSPFADIGEMAARHAAASQATGIGLTLLPVFYAYGGFGGIAPVPGQRRFLNAPDRFAKLWARSRDIVAGLPRANIGVAPHSLRAVTPETLREVLSGATGPIHIHAAEQTKEVEDCVAWSGQRPIEWLLANAPVDERWCVIHATHMTGDETVRLARTGAVAGLCPLTESSLGDGIFNGPQWIEAGGAYGVGTDSNIDIDAPGELRQLEYSQRLGLRGRNLMTTREGESSGRRLYADALAGGAKALQRPMGALAAGMSADIVVLDAEHPDLAGRSDDLVLDTFIYTAGRAAIREVYAGGEMVVTAGRHRQRDGISRRYRAAMLRLAN encoded by the coding sequence ATGCACCGGACGCTTCATTTCGATCACGCGCTGCTGCCCGCTGGCTGGGCGAGCGCGGTGCGCGTCGAGATCGAAGAAGGTGTTATTGCAAGCGTCGCCGCTAATTCGCCGGTGAACGGTTCCGAGCGGATCGCGGGCTTCGCCTTGCCGGGGCTGCCTAATCTGCACTGTCACGCCTTTCAGCGCGGCATGGCCGCACTCGCCGAGCGCCGCGGCCCCGCAAATGACAGCTTCTGGACCTGGCGCGAGGTGATGTACCGCTTCCTCGATCGCCTGACGCCGGATGACGTGGAAGCCATCGCCACTTTCGCTTACATGGAAATGCTGGAGCGCGGCTTCACCGCGGTCGGCGAATTCCACTATCTGCATCATGACCGCGATGGATCGCCCTTTGCCGATATCGGCGAGATGGCCGCGCGCCACGCAGCGGCATCGCAGGCAACCGGAATCGGGCTGACTCTGCTGCCGGTGTTCTATGCCTACGGCGGCTTCGGTGGCATTGCGCCGGTGCCGGGACAGCGGCGGTTTCTCAATGCGCCGGATCGCTTCGCGAAGTTGTGGGCGCGCAGCCGTGACATCGTTGCCGGATTGCCGCGCGCGAATATCGGTGTTGCGCCGCATTCTTTGCGCGCGGTGACGCCGGAGACCTTGCGCGAGGTTCTGTCCGGCGCAACAGGTCCCATCCACATCCACGCCGCCGAGCAGACGAAAGAAGTGGAGGACTGCGTCGCCTGGTCCGGACAGCGGCCGATCGAGTGGCTGCTGGCTAACGCGCCGGTCGACGAGCGCTGGTGCGTCATCCACGCCACGCACATGACCGGGGATGAAACGGTGCGTCTTGCCAGAACCGGCGCGGTGGCCGGTCTCTGTCCGCTGACCGAAAGCTCGCTGGGCGACGGCATTTTCAACGGTCCGCAATGGATCGAAGCGGGCGGCGCCTATGGCGTCGGTACTGACTCCAATATCGATATCGATGCGCCGGGCGAATTGCGGCAGCTCGAATACAGCCAGCGGCTCGGGCTGCGTGGCCGCAACCTGATGACGACCCGGGAAGGCGAATCGAGTGGCCGCCGTCTTTATGCCGATGCGCTGGCCGGTGGCGCAAAGGCGCTGCAACGGCCGATGGGCGCGCTCGCGGCGGGCATGAGCGCCGATATTGTCGTGCTCGATGCCGAGCATCCCGATCTCGCCGGCCGCAGCGACGATCTTGTGCTCGATACATTTATTTACACCGCCGGCCGTGCCGCCATCCGGGAGGTCTATGCCGGCGGTGAGATGGTCGTCACGGCAGGTCGTCACCGGCAGCGCGACGGCATCAGCCGCCGCTATCGTGCGGCCATGTTGCGGCTGGCGAATTAG
- the hutC gene encoding histidine utilization repressor, with the protein MAEQLPRYAEIRRSLEQSILSGDWPPGHRVPSEQELVARYGCSRMTVNRAMSELAASGMVIRRRRTGTVVALPVSQKSVLKIQNIPEEVAREGRDYRYELRSRSLRRASKRDAERLKVSAGDAVLAVKSLHYADGIPLVAEDRVINLAVAPDARDVDFSNIAPGSWLLAKVQWREAEHLIRATNATAEMARLLEIEANHACLVVERSTWLDAGTVTHVELTYPGSRYQLTVRFNPSRDGE; encoded by the coding sequence ATGGCCGAGCAATTGCCACGTTATGCGGAAATCCGGCGCTCGCTGGAGCAGTCCATCCTTTCCGGTGACTGGCCCCCTGGTCATCGTGTGCCGTCGGAGCAGGAACTGGTCGCGCGCTACGGCTGCTCGCGCATGACGGTGAACCGCGCGATGAGTGAGCTTGCGGCGTCCGGCATGGTCATTCGCCGCCGCCGCACCGGCACCGTTGTGGCACTGCCGGTGTCACAGAAAAGCGTCCTGAAAATCCAGAATATCCCGGAGGAAGTGGCGCGCGAAGGCCGTGACTACCGTTACGAGCTGCGTTCGCGCTCCTTGCGCCGTGCCAGCAAGCGCGATGCCGAGCGGCTCAAGGTGTCGGCGGGGGATGCGGTGCTCGCCGTCAAGAGCCTGCATTACGCCGACGGCATCCCGCTGGTGGCCGAAGACCGGGTGATCAATCTCGCGGTTGCGCCGGATGCGCGCGACGTCGATTTTTCAAACATCGCGCCCGGAAGCTGGCTGCTGGCCAAGGTGCAATGGCGCGAGGCGGAACACCTCATTCGCGCGACGAATGCGACGGCGGAAATGGCGCGGCTGCTGGAAATAGAGGCAAACCATGCCTGTCTTGTGGTCGAACGTTCGACCTGGCTCGATGCCGGCACCGTCACACATGTCGAATTGACCTATCCGGGCAGCCGCTATCAGTTGACTGTCCGCTTCAATCCGTCGCGCGATGGAGAGTGA